Part of the bacterium genome is shown below.
TTTTGGTCGTCTAAAAATATTCCGAATCGGTTTGAGTAAGATGTCATTTTTTCTACAAACAACAGTTGCTTTACAGTTTTAATAATTCGACCGATTGAAAATATGTACTTACTTCTCAGGAATCATACTTTAATGAACGTCCCTGAAATCCCCCCTGAAATCCCCCTGAAATCCCCTCTGAAATCCCCTCTGAAATCCCCTCTGAAATCCCCTTTTAAAATCTGTTTGAACAGCTTAAACGGTTTGAACTGTTTAAATCAACTGACAGAATGGAAATCGGCACAACAAATGTTCTGCTGATTAAAGCATTGCTATATTCATTTCACCTCAACCGAAGCCGACGGGTCGAAGGGATTTGTGCGCACTGCCAGTTCATCCAGAAACTTTTAATCCGCCCATCTTTTATATAGGTTATGTTCAATATCCAGCGCGTCTAAAACCCTGCCCGCGATAAAATTCGCGAGGTCATCCATGGATCCGGGTTTGTTGTAAAAGGCGGGCATCGCGGGAAGTATAATACCCCCGGCGTTTGAAATTTTAAGCATGTTTTCAAGGTGGATTGAACTTAAAGGGGTTTCTCGGGGGACCAGAATCAATTTCCTTCTCTCTTTCAAAACGACATCCGCGGCCCTTTCGATTAAACTTGAGGATACACCCGCCGCTATCCTTCCAATACACCCCATGCTCGCGGGAATTACAACCATTCCGTCTGTTTTGAATGAACCGCTGGAGATAGACGCGTGGAAATCGGTATTTTCAAGATATTCAATATTTTTATTATTGAAATAATCCTTAAAAAATATTGTCAATTTCTCTTTTTCAGGCAGTTTAACCGATAGCTCATGCTCAAAAATAGCTAAACCGGTGGCAGAACAAAGCAGAAATATTTTAACACCGGTAATATTAAGGCTTTCGACCAATCTTTTCGCGTAAATTGAACCACTGGCTCCTGTTACGGCAACAATATATTTTTTACCGATACCCATAATAATCATATTATATTCCAGCCTTCATAATTTGACAAATTATTTTTTTGTGTTATAATCTTTTTTTAAATTATATTTCAAATACCGGTGACTGGTGCGCTGGTGACTTTTTTTGGAGGACATTTATGCTTAAATATATGCGAAATAACCTGAAAATAATCATGTGGATAATCATTGGGACATTTATCGGGACTATTTTTGTTTCATGGGGAATGGGCGGGATTCAACAGCAAAAAAATATAGCCGCGAAAATCAACGGGAAAAAAGTGCCTTTGACTGAGTATTATGAAATTTTAAACCGTTATTATAATTTCTACCAGAAAATTTATGGAAAGAATTTAAATCCCGATATTCTTAAAAAGATGAATGTGGAAAAAATGGCAATAGACCAGATTATTAAAGACACATTAATTGAAAAAAAGGCGGAAGAAATCGGTGTTACCGTTTCAGATGATGAAGTAATAGATTATTTCAAAAGCTACGATATTTTTCAGACAAACGGGAAATTTGACCCGAGGAAATTCAGCCAGGCGGACCAATTTGTGGACGCCAGCGGAAGAAAAGTCAATTGGAACGAGCAGGAAAAACTGGTACGGAAAGACATAATCCGCATGAAAATGGAAGAAATCATTAAAGACGGCATAACGGTCTCAGATAAAGAAGTCGAATTCCGCTACCTGTTCGAAAACGAGGAAATTAAAGTGTCTTATATCTTCATAGACCCTAAAAATTTTCTTTCTGAAAAAAAGATTAAAGAATATTACCAGAAAAATGAAAAACAATTTGAAGAACCGGAAAAGGTAAAGGCAAGCCATATCCTTTTTCTGGTAAAAGACAGCGATAATTTTAATGAAGAAAGAGAAGCCAGGAATAAAGCGGAAAAAGTCCTGGCTGAATTAAAAACAGGAAAAAATTTTGCGGAACTGGCAAAAAAATATTCTGAAGATTCATCAAAGGAAAAAGGCGGGGATTTGGGTTATTTTTCACGGGGCATGATGGACGCGAATTTTGAAAGGGCGGCTTTTGCTTTAAAAACCGGGGAAACAAGCCCGATTATCCGCTCAGCTTACGGTTTTCATATTATCAAATTGACCGACAGAAAAGACCCGTATATCAAGCCGTTTGAAGAAGTAAAAGAGAACATCAAATACATGGCTGTAACTGATGAGGAAAGAAACCAGGCAAAAAAACAGGCGGAAGAGATATCAAAAAACCTGATTGAAAAAAATGATTTAATTAAAGCGGCCGCCGAATCCAAAATCCCGGTAAAAAGCCTGGATTATTTCAACCGTTCAAAATTTGTTTCCGGAATTGCCGACAACAAAATATTTAAAGAAAATGCCTTCAAATTATCAAAAGGAGCCACAAGCCGTTTAATTGAGGCGGAAAACGGCTTCTATTTTATAAAACTTCTTGAAAGAAAACAAGTGAACGTGGAAAAATTCGCGCAGGCCAGGGATGAGCTGAAAACCCGGTTGTTACAGGAAAAAAAATCCAGCTATCTTGACAATTGGTATAAAGATTTGATAAAAAATTCGAAAATTGCAATATATATAAATCCAAATGAACAGGTTTGACCCTCAGTTTCCTTCGTAAGGCGTCAGATTAACACGTTTGGCCATTTCGCGCAATAAATCGTAATCTTTATCATTGACCTCTATAAAA
Proteins encoded:
- a CDS encoding peptidylprolyl isomerase is translated as MLKYMRNNLKIIMWIIIGTFIGTIFVSWGMGGIQQQKNIAAKINGKKVPLTEYYEILNRYYNFYQKIYGKNLNPDILKKMNVEKMAIDQIIKDTLIEKKAEEIGVTVSDDEVIDYFKSYDIFQTNGKFDPRKFSQADQFVDASGRKVNWNEQEKLVRKDIIRMKMEEIIKDGITVSDKEVEFRYLFENEEIKVSYIFIDPKNFLSEKKIKEYYQKNEKQFEEPEKVKASHILFLVKDSDNFNEEREARNKAEKVLAELKTGKNFAELAKKYSEDSSKEKGGDLGYFSRGMMDANFERAAFALKTGETSPIIRSAYGFHIIKLTDRKDPYIKPFEEVKENIKYMAVTDEERNQAKKQAEEISKNLIEKNDLIKAAAESKIPVKSLDYFNRSKFVSGIADNKIFKENAFKLSKGATSRLIEAENGFYFIKLLERKQVNVEKFAQARDELKTRLLQEKKSSYLDNWYKDLIKNSKIAIYINPNEQV
- a CDS encoding flavin prenyltransferase UbiX, encoding MIIMGIGKKYIVAVTGASGSIYAKRLVESLNITGVKIFLLCSATGLAIFEHELSVKLPEKEKLTIFFKDYFNNKNIEYLENTDFHASISSGSFKTDGMVVIPASMGCIGRIAAGVSSSLIERAADVVLKERRKLILVPRETPLSSIHLENMLKISNAGGIILPAMPAFYNKPGSMDDLANFIAGRVLDALDIEHNLYKRWAD